The DNA window GCTCCAGGCTGCTGCACAAATGCAGGTTGGTTTATATTAGAAagtttttcattcgttttcttGAATCAACGAGTTCGttatagaaaagaattttatcaaTCTATTTGATGCAATTATGTCTTTAGGCTGCACTGTGTATACAAGATCTTGGCCAGTTATACCATAAACCGATAAGAGACATTCAAGGAACCCTTGTATTTGCAACCGTGAACTACGTTAAATCACCAAAACTCGTATCAGTCTTAAATAGTAGATGGCTTCCTTTGAGTAAAGTcactaaaaaaattataattcacGAAGATAGCAACGTGGCGGATATTTTGATGGCCAGTATACAAGAACAAATGACATATCACCAAGTCAGTAGTATCAAATTATCAAGGGGTTTATACCTTGGTTACTTAAAAATGCAAAGTAGTGTGGATCTTATACAACTGGTTGTACCAGCAAAGTCACCTAATGTTTTGCCACATTGTAAAATACGTGACAACCCTCATGTATCCGCGTAAGTAAtcaagttttttttataatactgcaaatatatatatatatatacacacacaacgAGTGATCTAACTGAATATACTGTATTTTTATTAGGGAGGAATGGGATTATCTAAAGAGGATAACTCGTATTTATGCCTCCGACAGTTCTGTCAAAGATtcagaggagaaagagaatgtaacGAACGAATGTCAGGGTACAGAACAACAGAAATTATTCGTCGATTTGGTCTCCGCAACATCACGTCGTCTCTTTAATTATATGGAAATTAATCCAGAGGATTCTTTAGTACATCGACTTTATGATGCTGAAGTTATAGATCTCACGCACGATGTGTCATTTCTTATTACCGTACCTCCTGCAGAAACAGCGTGTTGTGTACCCGGAACAAGAGAAATTCTTTTACAACGAGGAGATTTACTTTCCTTGCCTATTCAAGTATTCGAAATGGTTCACTTAAATACATACCAAAAGGACGTGATTAATCGATATTCAAGGCTAAGTTGTATATTGGAATTAGACACCGCACAAGCTCAGCATAATCATAGAGAAGCTTTTAGCTCTTTAGAACTAAGCGTAGCAAAAGATAAACTTGCGAGGTTACAAGATCTACAATCTCAGGTAAACACAGTATGGAAGGGTGCTAGATGGCTTATCGACGTCATCACTTTTGCAAGAGACCGTGGATCTGGACAACAAAGCGTAAGTTTTCTAACTATATTGTAATGAATATCGaacaaatttaaagaaatataattgtaatatttttttgatttatgcTTAGGGTACATCACAAACTGTTGGCATATCTATGAAACATCTATTAGGTCTAgacagaaataaaagtaacagcAACAGTTTAAAAAGAAGTCTTCTTCAGTTACCACCTCGGGATCCTAAACTTGTCAAATCGAGTCCAGGACGTGGAAGTTGGCCAGGTCCGAATGTTACAAATTCCTCTTCCAATTTGCTTACAACCGAATTTAGCAAAAGCGAACAACAATTACCTAGTGCTCAATACGTACGGAAGGGCAGTAACGTTTCAACAAATTCAGAACCTCAAAAATCGTCCGTTACTATAAGTAGTGCTAGTAATTTGACCAATACTAAGAACGTTAGCAGTAACAACCATTTAGTACCTATGCAGAATGTACGGCTTCCACCTTCGAAATCTGAGGACACCCTTTTACTTACTAAGTACAAACACAGTCCTAGAAATCGTTCGGCCACCATCACTTCTGCATCGGCAAGTACCAGTCCATTACTTAATATAAAACCGATTATCTATGGTGGATCGCTTTTAAGCGTATCAACGGCTATGACCAACACCAACACGAGTCTCCTCAGTGTTAGTAACACAAATTCCGACAGTCTTCATTCTCTAAGTAGCGACGAATATTCAACTCCAAATTCGAGTATTTGCTTAAAACCAGGACATATAAAAGTCAAAACGACAAAATCAACGGCTAGTTTAGCAAACATGGCTACTTCAGTAGGGGATAATCAatcggaagaagaaaaagacgaagcaACGATGATGCCAGCACCTCTACCTGGTATTCTTCAGGTaacaaaatacaatattttatttccatatGGGTATTAAGTAAGAGAGCTTATAGTTAAGTAGAAAATAGTTATATAGACACTGTTTTATTAAAGGTAgtaataaagtaattatcgttagttTAGAGTAAAGTAACCATTTTGATGTTGCACAGGAAAAATACAATAGTTATCTAAATTTAGATTTTAAAAGCTTCATATAGGATACTATGCTTAATTGAAACTTCAGTTGAAAGCTTCTCTATTCGATATGCAGCAGTgcatttaaatattgtttttccttaTAGGGGACACAAGTTTAACCTGATTATAGTTAAAAACATCTCACTTGGTCTTCTAGTGCAAACCAATTTAGCAGATACATAAGTAAGCCGCTACATCGctaaatttaattacattgtGCTGTCTTGCTTTTGAAAGATTACTTGATGTATTAATACGTATTTAAATACGTATAGCATGAGACATCTACTGTTTGTTGCTTTATCACCTCAAGACAGATGCAGGATTCAGCAGCGTAATAGAGCTTACATTATATtacagcttttttttttttttttttaaatgtaattcaGCGCTTATGTAATtgctttctgttctttttttttgcaaatattaatatattattatagcaaaatataaaattataaaaaaatttccgtTTCGAAATGAATAATCTGAtgctttattttaattctgcAGACACATATATAAAGGATACAATCTTTTTTAGgaagttttataataaaatgaatatttattattatacagtgATAACAAATTGTTGTATATATGAAGATTATGCCAATACTTTGCATATTGCTTTTATAACAAAATCTATGTTCGATCAatgtaaataaagtaaaatattcaatGACATATATTACAGAATTGTGtataatattgaaagtaaTGCTGCAAAAAAAATGCGTATCTATATAacttataacattattttttacttagtttatttgaaaaaaaaaatattttcatcattacaGGTTTATGCGGCCTATGAAACTGGTTTGGCCTCTGGTACCAGTTTAAAATTACATGTAACACCACGAACCACAGCAAGAGAAGTTGTAGATCTTGTTGTCAAGCAATTAAATATGGCTGTAGTCTTAAAGGGTCAAGATGGGCCTATTTACACAGTCGATGAATTACCAAATTTTTGCCTAGTTGCTGTAATTGGTGCGAGGGAACGTTGTTTAAGGGATGATTTTAAACCCCTCCAACTACAAAATCCGTGGAAAAAGGGGCGTTTGTATGTTAGACAAAAACAAGATGTTCTTGCTGCTCTCGAACATAGTAGCAAGCATACAGCCTATTTATAgcaaaaatatgataaaacatcttaaaattataatttgtgATCTGTAGTTTTCAAAATATGGCATAGTGATAACTATTAATAAGTTTGAGAATGTAAAATCACATTGGgtatcgaatgaaaattgtCATACGATAAAtcgaaagttttattttataggaCTTGATGTTTCTAAAAATTGgtcttaatattaaaaatataatttattacacgTATAAAAAAATCGGGAGAAATTGTTTTCCTCATTTCATGTAAAGTGAACTAGCTTTACTTAGATTATAAAGTGATATTTGACGTGAAAAAACGTCGTAGGTCATATtctataatctatataatataaaaggttTCTCGTCGTAAATAATTGCACTAGATGATCGGTGAACTCGAATAATTTTCTGTATCTAGAATTGTACATTCCAAGTTTTAATGCCGCGATCAAATGCGATCTGTAATATTCCGCGAATATTAATtagtttgtaaaaaaaaattaatacacaagatatattatacattattattatattttaggtACCGATCTCAATGTTTTGTCCGATATGCGCGTCATTATCAGTGTGTCAAATGTTTCAGAGATGTCGTCGTTCCTGAACTCTTAATGATAACTTTTATGtccgtataaataaataatcgtatGTAACTTTGATAAATTTCAACTTAAcgtttgtaaaaattaattaaatatagcaTAAAAAAATAGTTACAATGCTTAACTGCATTTTTAATAgctatttattaatgatatatcaaaaatgaaatataacatattaagagtattaatttctttttaatatgctttataatatttttttatttaaaggcTTTCAAAATGATAATACAAAAAGTTCCTAAGGTTCCccaatattatcgaaaagaaattaaattattactgTACTGAATTCGTTGCTAGGAACGATAGAAATATCTCTGCGAAGAAGTAAAATCAACATCGGTGCTCATTTAAAAGAtgatttgattttatgaaGGATGACAAAGATTGAATGAAAGTTGTTTGCAATTAATAGTGCGTTTGTGACAAAGAGGCTTATAGACTGTGCtgtaaaatagaaacaaatattattatttttatttcgaatgcTATTACATGGGAAGAGAGTGTGCGTCAGTAAACATAAGTATaaaacttaattttttttggaTTTGAGGTATACTTAAgtttaaacaaattatatcCAAAGTTCTCACTATATTGCTGTTAATCATCAGAATTTtttgatgatattaaataagaaattcattctaataataaaattgagaaATTCACTATATTGTCAGTGCATTTTtcaatcaatatttaaaatacgaatatgaaattttaataatcaataaaaactTAATATATTGTGTCAACACATTGTATCTATATCAGAGATGGGAATTCTTATGTATCCTAATCATAAGCAACAACTATTTTAAATTGCATCCCAAGTAAATAGCAcagtacaattatttttaatcgtctataccaaaatttaaattataccttcttgattatattttcacataataaaattgatgtatTTTATACTTTTGATGCTGATATAGGTTCTCTCACTTCTGATTTATAAACTGTATAAAGTGATACTCTGATAACACAATATGACTGcacaatatttaaaaagtttaaaaagaattttagaaTACCTTCCTACATAAACTAACAATCAAAATTCAAGGAATATTTTGTAAacattatatgatttttaatttcattttatgcTATAGCGTAACATATTCTTTTAAGATTttaatccatatatatatttcaaaaaggaatattaaatattaaatattaaatattaaatattaataagatccGTCCTTCGCTTACTGCACATTATATTTACTTAGAAAGTATCATtcagaatgaataaatatttcatatttattgtgCAGTATATATTGTACGCAGAGGGGCCACTTACGTTTAACAAAAATCTACGAtgcacatatttttttatcggaaAAATTGACATTCTTACTATATAACTTAAGAATGCTTTACAAAGATGAAACAGCGAGTAATTGAGACAGGATGATGCAAAATTTTATTAGCTCTGAATGTTTATTGatgttaaatgtaaaataagtaTTAATTAGATA is part of the Vespa crabro chromosome 8, iyVesCrab1.2, whole genome shotgun sequence genome and encodes:
- the LOC124426244 gene encoding uncharacterized protein LOC124426244 isoform X4 produces the protein MYGEDEKKEEKVEKTMLARTNKKKKKVLGGLGRRMSSGEKVQPGLSIDRAAFILLRVKKAFKKKKQQRKEKSVPVAECKSDSRGGKGQGGRPAPLLRSRTLPAIVTPVNILQAQIDAQYNSSTTGVSITPPTTDNAISAKRGSTTPHSTKLLTPRISFTDDTIERRVSDTGPGSREFPKEHSTRSGRLSTSSIGGSQPLTRLARLLNQRPSFTPSDEIPRRLSWERRDCSTTGSCLPRSSSIDSVAEWGLTGGVGTVSSSNGFGGASNYGVFVEQPPPRRSPSPLLGTRSDRLSLVSPNIGRRVKGHRAVVALFAAVEHGHLDKARTILESTDVDVNSVNSDGLSPLDVAVLSNNRPLAKMLVTFGAQEGNQFKSPESLGSHLASLLSEAEHRVQELGGSTSGSGGSTLLEPPSSHRASFSTQHNNLTGCGGSTEDKQLALWERRARALRKMLLGFDQARPPDMPFMVTVDVTGTTSVTVKFQEPDSHDSPICTKFKVQWSLKEDFSTICGEREVLDMKQRECRIDGLIQGQKYYFRAAAGNLKGYSRFRNSVPAHVTPSSWRDVDGRVPRFAGRLEQLNTLFTDIRRPEYTHETPAVQRRNHKKKTTIKQLFTATSKFQKNLRRGVFLACLLYHEDKVLVTNEDFLPVIEVDETYPSSIYNDFHWLMKVACTWDDVKTLRQDMEKSHSSSTNHFRIKLLQAAAQMQAALCIQDLGQLYHKPIRDIQGTLVFATVNYVKSPKLVSVLNSRWLPLSKVTKKIIIHEDSNVADILMASIQEQMTYHQVSSIKLSRGLYLGYLKMQSSVDLIQLVVPAKSPNVLPHCKIRDNPHVSAEEWDYLKRITRIYASDSSVKDSEEKENVTNECQGTEQQKLFVDLVSATSRRLFNYMEINPEDSLVHRLYDAEVIDLTHDVSFLITVPPAETACCVPGTREILLQRGDLLSLPIQVFEMVHLNTYQKDVINRYSRLSCILELDTAQAQHNHREAFSSLELSVAKDKLARLQDLQSQVNTVWKGARWLIDVITFARDRGSGQQSGTSQTVGISMKHLLGLDRNKSNSNSLKRSLLQLPPRDPKLVKSSPGRGSWPGPNVTNSSSNLLTTEFSKSEQQLPSAQYVRKGSNVSTNSEPQKSSVTISSASNLTNTKNVSSNNHLVPMQNVRLPPSKSEDTLLLTKYKHSPRNRSATITSASASTSPLLNIKPIIYGGSLLSVSTAMTNTNTSLLSVSNTNSDSLHSLSSDEYSTPNSSICLKPGHIKVKTTKSTASLANMATSVGDNQSEEEKDEATMMPAPLPGILQVYAAYETGLASGTSLKLHVTPRTTAREVVDLVVKQLNMAVVLKGQDGPIYTVDELPNFCLVAVIGARERCLRDDFKPLQLQNPWKKGRLYVRQKQDVLAALEHSSKHTAYL
- the LOC124426244 gene encoding uncharacterized protein LOC124426244 isoform X5; the protein is MYGEDEKKEEKVEKTMLARTNKKKKKVLGGLGRRMSSGEKVQPGLSIDRAAFILLRVKKAFKKKKQQRKEKSVPVAECKSDSRGGKGQGGRPAPLLRSRTLPAIVTPVNILQAQIDAQYNSSTTGVSITPPTTDNAISAKRGSTTPHSTKLLTPRISFTDDTIERRVSDTGPGSREFPKEHSTRSGRLSTSSIGGSQPLTRLARLLNQRPSFTPSDEIPRRLSWESVNSDGLSPLDVAVLSNNRPLAKMLVTFGAQEGNQFKSPESLGSHLASLLSEAEHRVQELGGSTSGSGGSTLLEPPSSHRASFSTQHNNLTGCGGSTEDKQLALWERRARALRKMLLGFDQARPPDMPFMVTVDVTGTTSVTVKFQEPDSHDSPICTKFKVQWSLKEDFSTICGEREVLDMKQRECRIDGLIQGQKYYFRAAAGNLKGYSRFRNSVPAHVTPSSWRDVDGRVPRFAGRLEQLNTLFTDIRRPEYTHETPAVQRRNHKKKTTIKQLFTATSKFQKNLRRGVFLACLLYHEDKVLVTNEDFLPVIEVDETYPSSIYNDFHWLMKVACTWDDVKTLRQDMEKSHSSSTNHFRIKLLQAAAQMQAALCIQDLGQLYHKPIRDIQGTLVFATVNYVKSPKLVSVLNSRWLPLSKVTKKIIIHEDSNVADILMASIQEQMTYHQVSSIKLSRGLYLGYLKMQSSVDLIQLVVPAKSPNVLPHCKIRDNPHVSAEEWDYLKRITRIYASDSSVKDSEEKENVTNECQGTEQQKLFVDLVSATSRRLFNYMEINPEDSLVHRLYDAEVIDLTHDVSFLITVPPAETACCVPGTREILLQRGDLLSLPIQVFEMVHLNTYQKDVINRYSRLSCILELDTAQAQHNHREAFSSLELSVAKDKLARLQDLQSQVNTVWKGARWLIDVITFARDRGSGQQSGTSQTVGISMKHLLGLDRNKSNSNSLKRSLLQLPPRDPKLVKSSPGRGSWPGPNVTNSSSNLLTTEFSKSEQQLPSAQYVRKGSNVSTNSEPQKSSVTISSASNLTNTKNVSSNNHLVPMQNVRLPPSKSEDTLLLTKYKHSPRNRSATITSASASTSPLLNIKPIIYGGSLLSVSTAMTNTNTSLLSVSNTNSDSLHSLSSDEYSTPNSSICLKPGHIKVKTTKSTASLANMATSVGDNQSEEEKDEATMMPAPLPGILQVYAAYETGLASGTSLKLHVTPRTTAREVVDLVVKQLNMAVVLKGQDGPIYTVDELPNFCLVAVIGARERCLRDDFKPLQLQNPWKKGRLYVRQKQDVLAALEHSSKHTAYL